The following proteins are encoded in a genomic region of Streptomyces lunaelactis:
- a CDS encoding phosphatidylinositol mannoside acyltransferase encodes MRDRLTDGLYGLGWSTVKKLPEPAAAALGRTIADIAWKRRGKSVLRLESNLARVVPDATPERLAELSKAGMRSYMRYWMESFRLPTWSAERVAKNVHIKDAHYLTDGLASGRGVILALPHLANWDLAGVWVTRTLGIPFTTVAERLKPETLYDRFVAYRESLGMEVLPHSGGTAFGTLARRLRSGSLVCLVADRDLSASGVEVKYFGETARMPAGPALLAQQTGALLLPVTLWYADESKMQGRIHAPVEVPETGTRTEKTSSMTQALADAYATGITEHPEDWHMLQRLWLADLEPREERT; translated from the coding sequence ATGCGGGACCGTCTGACCGACGGGCTGTACGGGCTCGGCTGGAGCACCGTCAAGAAGCTGCCCGAGCCGGCGGCCGCGGCCCTCGGCCGCACCATCGCCGACATCGCGTGGAAGCGGCGCGGCAAGAGCGTGCTGCGGCTGGAGTCGAACCTCGCCCGGGTGGTGCCCGACGCGACCCCCGAGCGTCTCGCAGAGCTCTCCAAGGCAGGTATGCGCTCGTACATGCGCTACTGGATGGAGTCGTTCCGGCTGCCCACCTGGAGCGCCGAGCGCGTCGCGAAGAACGTTCACATCAAGGACGCCCACTATCTGACGGACGGCCTCGCCTCCGGCCGCGGAGTGATACTCGCGCTGCCGCATCTGGCGAACTGGGACCTGGCGGGCGTGTGGGTCACCAGGACCCTGGGCATCCCGTTCACCACCGTCGCCGAGCGACTCAAGCCCGAGACGCTGTACGACCGGTTCGTGGCCTACCGCGAGAGCCTCGGCATGGAGGTGCTGCCCCACAGCGGCGGCACGGCCTTCGGCACGCTGGCCCGGCGGCTGCGCTCCGGCAGCCTGGTCTGCCTGGTCGCCGACCGTGATCTGTCGGCATCGGGCGTCGAGGTGAAGTACTTCGGGGAGACGGCCCGGATGCCGGCCGGACCGGCGCTGCTGGCCCAGCAGACCGGCGCGCTGCTGCTGCCGGTGACGCTGTGGTATGCCGACGAGTCCAAGATGCAGGGCCGGATCCACGCACCTGTCGAGGTGCCGGAGACAGGTACCCGGACCGAGAAGACGTCCTCCATGACACAGGCGCTGGCCGATGCCTACGCCACGGGAATCACCGAGCACCCGGAGGACTGGCACATGCTGCAGCGGCTGTGGCTCGCGGATCTCGAGCCCCGGGAGGAGCGGACGTGA
- a CDS encoding glycosyltransferase family 4 protein — MRIGIVCPYSWDVPGGVQFHIRDLAEHLIRLGHEVSVLAPADDETPLPPYVVSAGRAVPVPYNGSVARLNFGFLSAARVRRWLHDGTFDVIHIHEPASPSLGLLSCWAAQGPIVATFHTSNPRSRAMIAAYPILQPALEKISARIAVSEYARRTLVEHLGGDAVVIPNGVDVGFFDKAEPKAEWQGGTIGFIGRIDEPRKGLPVLMQALPKILAECPDTRLLVAGRGDEEEAVASLPVDMRSRVEFLGMVSDEDKARLLRSIDLYVAPNTGGESFGIILVEAMSAGAPVLASDLDAFAQVLDQGAAGELFANENADALATAAVRLLRDPERLAELRERGSAHVRRFDWSTVGADILSVYETVTDGAASVAADDRATGFRARFGLARD, encoded by the coding sequence GTGAGGATCGGCATCGTCTGCCCGTACTCCTGGGACGTACCGGGCGGCGTCCAATTCCACATCAGGGATCTCGCGGAACATCTGATCCGGCTCGGCCACGAGGTGTCGGTACTGGCACCGGCGGACGACGAGACACCGCTTCCGCCGTACGTCGTCTCGGCGGGCCGGGCCGTGCCCGTCCCGTACAACGGCTCGGTGGCCCGGCTGAACTTCGGCTTCCTGTCGGCGGCACGGGTGCGGCGCTGGCTGCACGACGGAACCTTCGACGTCATCCACATCCATGAGCCGGCCTCGCCCTCCCTGGGGCTGCTGAGCTGCTGGGCGGCGCAGGGGCCGATCGTCGCGACGTTCCACACCTCCAATCCGCGGTCGCGCGCCATGATCGCCGCATACCCGATACTGCAGCCGGCGCTGGAGAAGATCAGCGCCCGGATCGCGGTCAGTGAGTACGCCCGCCGGACGCTCGTCGAGCACCTGGGCGGGGACGCGGTCGTCATCCCGAACGGCGTCGACGTCGGCTTCTTCGACAAGGCCGAGCCGAAGGCGGAGTGGCAGGGCGGCACGATCGGCTTCATAGGGCGTATCGACGAGCCCCGCAAGGGCCTGCCGGTGCTGATGCAGGCACTGCCGAAGATTCTCGCGGAGTGCCCGGACACGCGGCTGCTGGTGGCGGGCCGGGGCGACGAGGAGGAGGCGGTCGCTTCGCTGCCCGTCGACATGCGCTCACGGGTCGAGTTTCTCGGGATGGTCAGCGACGAGGACAAGGCGCGCCTGCTGCGCAGCATCGATCTGTACGTCGCGCCGAACACGGGCGGGGAGAGCTTCGGCATCATCCTCGTCGAGGCGATGTCGGCCGGTGCGCCGGTGCTGGCGAGCGACCTGGACGCGTTCGCGCAGGTGCTGGACCAGGGGGCGGCGGGCGAGCTGTTCGCGAACGAGAACGCGGACGCGCTGGCGACCGCGGCGGTACGGCTGCTCCGGGACCCGGAGCGGCTGGCGGAGCTGCGGGAGCGGGGGAGTGCACATGTGCGGCGCTTCGACTGGTCGACGGTGGGGGCGGACATCCTGTCGGTGTACGAGACGGTGACGGACGGCGCGGCGTCGGTGGCGGCGGACGACAGGGCGACGGGCTTTCGCGCGAGGTTCGGACTGGCACGGGACTGA
- the pgsA gene encoding phosphatidylinositol phosphate synthase, with translation MLNKYARAFFTRVLTPFAAFLLRRGVSPDAVTLVGTAGVVAGALVFFPRGEFFWGTIVITLFVFSDLVDGNMARQAGVSSRWGAFLDSTLDRVADSAIFAGFALWYAGTGNDNVLCAVAIFCLASGQVVSYTKARGESIGLPVAVNGLIERAERLVISLVAAGLAGLNNFGVPGIDVLLPIALWIVAVGSLVTLGQRVVTVRRESAEADAAAAQGNEAEAT, from the coding sequence ATGCTGAACAAGTACGCGCGTGCATTCTTCACGCGTGTCCTCACACCGTTCGCCGCATTTCTGCTCCGACGTGGGGTGAGCCCCGACGCTGTCACCCTCGTCGGCACGGCCGGAGTGGTGGCGGGTGCGCTGGTCTTCTTCCCCCGGGGAGAGTTCTTCTGGGGCACGATCGTCATCACGCTGTTCGTCTTCTCCGATCTGGTCGACGGCAACATGGCGCGGCAGGCGGGGGTTTCGAGCCGCTGGGGGGCATTCCTGGACTCGACGCTCGACCGGGTCGCCGACAGCGCGATCTTCGCCGGCTTCGCGCTCTGGTACGCGGGCACGGGAAACGACAATGTGCTGTGCGCCGTCGCCATTTTCTGTCTGGCGAGCGGCCAGGTCGTCTCGTACACCAAGGCCCGAGGCGAATCGATTGGCCTGCCGGTCGCCGTCAACGGACTGATCGAGCGGGCCGAGCGGCTGGTGATCTCACTGGTCGCGGCGGGCCTGGCGGGACTGAACAACTTCGGGGTGCCCGGAATCGACGTACTGCTGCCGATCGCACTGTGGATCGTCGCCGTCGGCAGCCTGGTGACGCTGGGGCAGCGGGTGGTGACCGTACGACGGGAGTCCGCGGAGGCCGACGCCGCCGCGGCACAGGGGAACGAGGCTGAGGCGACGTGA
- the pdxT gene encoding pyridoxal 5'-phosphate synthase glutaminase subunit PdxT — protein sequence MTTPGSPVIGVLALQGDVREHLIALAAADAVARPVRRPEELAEVDGLVIPGGESTTMSKLVALFGMLEPLRERIAAGLPVYGTCAGLIMVSDKILDPRSGQETLGGIDMIVRRNAFGRQNESFEAAVEVAGVDDGPVEGVFIRAPWVESVGAEVEVLAEHGGHIVAVRQGNVLATSFHPELTGDHRVHALFVDMVRAAS from the coding sequence ATGACCACTCCCGGTTCCCCTGTGATCGGGGTTCTGGCTCTGCAGGGCGACGTACGGGAGCACCTGATCGCCCTGGCCGCGGCGGACGCCGTGGCCAGGCCGGTCCGGCGCCCCGAGGAACTCGCGGAGGTCGACGGCCTCGTCATCCCCGGCGGCGAGTCCACCACCATGTCCAAGCTCGTCGCGCTCTTCGGCATGCTGGAGCCGCTGCGCGAGCGGATCGCCGCGGGCCTGCCCGTCTACGGCACCTGCGCCGGCCTGATCATGGTCTCCGACAAGATCCTCGACCCGCGCTCGGGCCAGGAGACGCTCGGCGGCATCGACATGATCGTCCGCCGCAATGCCTTCGGGCGGCAGAACGAGTCCTTCGAAGCGGCCGTCGAGGTCGCGGGCGTGGACGACGGACCGGTCGAGGGTGTCTTCATCCGCGCTCCCTGGGTGGAGTCGGTGGGCGCCGAGGTCGAGGTGCTCGCCGAGCACGGGGGCCACATCGTCGCCGTACGCCAGGGCAATGTCCTGGCCACGTCGTTCCACCCCGAACTGACCGGCGACCACCGGGTGCACGCCCTTTTCGTCGACATGGTGCGCGCGGCGTCCTGA
- a CDS encoding elongation factor G-like protein EF-G2 yields MGDKANAHPGAAGRAATADRPSSVRNVVLVGHSGSGKTTLIEALALTAGAVNRAGRVEDGGTVSDYDEIEHRQQRSVQLSLVPVEWGGYKINLLDTPGYADFVGELRAGLRAADAALFVVSAAQEADAIAGATRMVWEECAAVGMPRAIVVTHLETARTDFEELTRVCGRIFGGDDPDAVLPLYLPQYGARTPDGHAPVTGLVGLLSQKIFDYSSGERKETLPDAEQTPLIEEARNRLIEGIIAESEDETLMDHYLGGGEIDIKTLIEDLEKAVARGIFHPVLAAAPAPEGAKEGLGTVELLELITGGFPTPLEPVAPAVTTPQGAPRPQISCDPEGPLVAEVVKTASDPYVGRISLVRVFSGTLRPDDTVHVSGHGLADRGHEDHDVDERIGALSAPFGKQQRPLPQVIAGDLACVAKLGRAETGDTLSAKDDPLLMEPWTMPDPLLPVAIQAHSKADEDKLSQGLSRLVAEDPTMRLEQNRATHQVVLWCMGEAHVDVALERLRSRYGVQVDVVPYKVSLRETFGDRSSGRGRHVKQSGGHGQYAICEIEVDPLPPGSGIEFVDKVVGGAVPRQFIPSVEKGVRAQAAHGVAAGYPLVDVRITLLDGKAHSVDSSDAAFQTAGALALREASAEARIDLLEPVAEVRVLVPDEYVGPVMSDLSGRRGRVVGTEQAGGARTLVRAEVPEMEIGRYAVDLRSISHGTGQFSRSYARHEAMPPQVAARVREPSENGA; encoded by the coding sequence ATGGGCGACAAGGCAAACGCACACCCCGGAGCCGCCGGCAGGGCAGCTACGGCCGACCGGCCCTCTTCCGTACGGAATGTGGTACTGGTCGGCCACTCCGGATCGGGCAAGACAACATTGATCGAGGCCCTCGCGCTGACCGCGGGAGCGGTCAACCGGGCGGGCCGGGTCGAAGACGGAGGAACGGTCTCCGACTACGACGAGATCGAGCACCGTCAGCAACGTTCCGTACAGCTCTCCCTCGTCCCCGTCGAATGGGGCGGGTACAAAATCAATCTGCTGGACACTCCCGGATATGCCGACTTCGTCGGGGAGCTCAGGGCCGGTCTGCGAGCCGCGGACGCGGCCCTTTTCGTTGTGTCGGCTGCGCAGGAGGCCGATGCGATCGCGGGCGCGACCCGCATGGTGTGGGAGGAGTGCGCGGCCGTCGGGATGCCGCGGGCGATCGTCGTCACTCATCTGGAGACCGCGCGCACCGACTTCGAGGAGCTGACCCGGGTCTGCGGCCGGATCTTCGGCGGGGACGACCCCGACGCCGTACTGCCGCTGTATCTGCCGCAGTACGGGGCCCGGACCCCCGACGGCCACGCCCCGGTCACTGGCCTGGTCGGACTGCTCTCCCAGAAGATCTTCGACTACTCCTCCGGCGAGCGTAAGGAGACCCTGCCCGATGCCGAGCAGACGCCGCTGATCGAGGAGGCCCGCAATCGGCTGATCGAAGGGATCATCGCCGAGAGCGAGGACGAGACGCTCATGGACCACTATCTCGGCGGCGGCGAGATCGACATCAAGACGCTGATCGAGGATCTGGAGAAGGCTGTCGCGCGCGGCATCTTCCACCCCGTGCTCGCGGCCGCACCCGCGCCGGAGGGCGCCAAGGAGGGCCTCGGCACTGTCGAGCTGCTCGAGCTGATCACGGGCGGATTCCCGACCCCGCTGGAGCCCGTGGCCCCCGCCGTCACAACCCCGCAGGGCGCACCGCGCCCGCAGATCAGCTGCGATCCCGAGGGCCCGCTGGTGGCCGAGGTGGTCAAGACCGCCTCGGACCCCTACGTCGGCCGGATCTCTCTCGTACGCGTCTTCTCCGGCACCCTGCGACCCGACGACACGGTGCATGTGTCGGGCCACGGGCTCGCCGACCGCGGGCACGAGGACCATGACGTCGACGAGCGCATCGGCGCGCTGTCCGCGCCGTTCGGCAAGCAGCAGCGCCCGCTCCCCCAGGTCATCGCCGGCGACCTCGCGTGCGTCGCGAAACTGGGCCGGGCCGAGACCGGGGACACGCTCTCGGCGAAGGACGACCCGCTGCTGATGGAGCCCTGGACGATGCCCGATCCGCTGCTGCCGGTCGCCATTCAGGCGCACAGCAAGGCGGACGAGGACAAGCTCTCCCAGGGGCTTTCGCGGCTGGTCGCCGAGGATCCGACGATGCGTCTGGAGCAGAACCGGGCCACGCACCAGGTGGTGCTGTGGTGCATGGGCGAGGCGCATGTGGATGTCGCGCTGGAGCGGCTGCGCAGCCGGTACGGGGTCCAGGTCGATGTGGTGCCGTACAAGGTGTCGCTGCGGGAGACCTTCGGCGACCGGTCGTCGGGCCGCGGGCGCCATGTGAAGCAGTCCGGTGGGCACGGCCAGTACGCGATCTGCGAGATCGAGGTGGATCCGCTGCCGCCGGGGTCCGGTATCGAGTTCGTCGACAAGGTCGTGGGCGGTGCGGTGCCGCGGCAGTTCATCCCGTCCGTGGAGAAGGGGGTACGCGCCCAGGCGGCGCACGGCGTCGCGGCCGGGTACCCGCTCGTCGACGTACGGATCACGCTGCTGGACGGGAAAGCGCACTCGGTGGACTCCTCCGACGCGGCCTTCCAGACGGCGGGCGCGCTGGCGCTGCGGGAGGCGTCCGCGGAGGCGCGTATCGATCTGCTGGAGCCGGTGGCCGAAGTGCGGGTGCTGGTCCCGGACGAGTACGTGGGTCCGGTGATGAGCGATCTGTCGGGGCGGCGCGGCCGGGTGGTCGGCACCGAGCAGGCCGGCGGGGCGCGCACGCTCGTACGGGCCGAGGTGCCGGAGATGGAGATCGGGCGGTACGCGGTCGATCTGCGGTCCATCTCGCACGGGACGGGCCAGTTCAGCCGCTCGTACGCGCGTCATGAGGCGATGCCTCCGCAGGTGGCCGCCAGGGTTCGCGAACCGTCCGAAAACGGGGCGTAG
- the pdxS gene encoding pyridoxal 5'-phosphate synthase lyase subunit PdxS: MAEQLKGGVIMDVVNAEQAKIAEDAGAVAVMALERVPADIRKDGGVARMSDPNMIEEIIDAVSIPVMAKSRIGHFVEAQVLQSLGVDYIDESEVLTPADEVNHSDKFAFTTPFVCGATNLGEALRRIAEGAAMIRSKGEAGTGNVVEAVRHLRQIKNEIARLRGYDNNELYAAAKELRAPYELVKEVSELGKLPVVLFSAGGVATPADAALMRQLGAEGVFVGSGIFKSGDPAKRAAAIVKATTFYDDPKIIADASRNLGEAMVGINCDTLPETERYANRGW; this comes from the coding sequence ATGGCCGAGCAGCTCAAGGGCGGCGTGATCATGGACGTGGTCAACGCCGAGCAGGCGAAGATCGCCGAGGACGCGGGCGCGGTCGCCGTCATGGCCCTGGAGCGGGTTCCCGCCGACATCCGCAAGGACGGCGGCGTCGCCCGGATGTCCGACCCGAACATGATCGAGGAGATCATCGACGCGGTGTCGATCCCGGTCATGGCCAAGTCCCGGATCGGCCACTTCGTCGAGGCCCAGGTGCTGCAGTCCCTCGGCGTCGACTACATCGACGAGTCCGAGGTGCTGACCCCGGCCGACGAGGTGAACCACTCCGACAAGTTCGCCTTCACCACCCCCTTCGTCTGTGGCGCCACCAACCTGGGTGAGGCCCTGCGCCGTATCGCCGAGGGCGCGGCCATGATCCGCTCGAAGGGCGAGGCCGGCACCGGCAATGTCGTCGAGGCCGTCCGCCACCTGCGCCAGATCAAGAACGAGATCGCTCGCCTGCGCGGCTACGACAACAACGAGCTGTACGCCGCCGCCAAGGAGCTCCGCGCCCCGTACGAGCTGGTCAAGGAGGTCTCCGAGCTGGGCAAGCTGCCGGTGGTCCTCTTCTCCGCCGGTGGTGTGGCAACTCCCGCCGACGCCGCGCTGATGCGCCAGCTCGGCGCCGAGGGCGTCTTCGTCGGCTCCGGCATCTTCAAGTCGGGCGACCCCGCCAAGCGCGCTGCCGCCATCGTGAAGGCCACCACCTTCTACGACGACCCCAAGATCATCGCGGACGCCTCCCGCAACCTGGGCGAGGCCATGGTCGGCATCAACTGCGACACCCTCCCCGAGACCGAGCGCTACGCGAACCGGGGCTGGTAA